In Silene latifolia isolate original U9 population chromosome 3, ASM4854445v1, whole genome shotgun sequence, a single window of DNA contains:
- the LOC141648168 gene encoding uncharacterized protein LOC141648168 gives MHKQSPSRGHKSKGIKVKHVLQICVLLAVCFWLIYQVKHSQEKRREFDAKDEKVVDKAQMDGEILRFGRKDLPRVREIVAGGDKHGEDDDEKEDEEEESAKPEEEQNKHEEDEPEREDGSIHEREEERGGGDDETDEIELEKKEMEYEHGVEKVEEKERDDDEEDVDESHAENEEKELPGKEEHFEVEENEDAGKEDPNEKDLESNDRDHDGDNADTHGAREEQYKADDASSEVAQHVHNNIPRTENVTSGQANDMFGKSDSVQENETKSSENPDNLIKTKVEPREEVSSNVTSLVGKNPGLSDGVITASNANASQNVIVEGAPGDKDLTLLRNVSGDSNKPGMVKDENQASDALNKTENANTNGGESISSSNATMTSQIGNDTDATKPEKVNSAGNENRGVNLEENEAGGTDESSSSHINDENAGDIQHDPIDESDNVTEEERESRVDLETLPDIQNEGQNDEETMAE, from the coding sequence ATGCACAAACAGTCTCCTAGTAGGGGCCACAAGTCAAAAGGCATTAAAGTGAAGCATGTACTGCAAATCTGTGTGTTGCTGGCAGTTTGCTTTTGGTTGATTTACCAAGTCAAGCATTCACAAGAGAAAAGGAGAGAATTTGATGCGAAAGATGAAAAGGTAGTAGATAAGGCACAAATGGACGGTGAGATTCTAAGATTTGGTAGGAAAGACCTTCCTAGAGTTAGAGAGATAGTTGCAGGTGGTGATAAGCATGGAGAGGATGATGATGaaaaagaagatgaagaagaagaatcaGCAAAACCAGAAGAGGAACAAAACAAGCACGAAGAAGATGAGCCAGAGCGAGAAGATGGTAGCATTCATGAGAGAGAAGAGGAAAGAGGAGGTGGAGATGATGAGACAGACGAAATTGAACTAGAAAAAAAAGAGATGGAATATGAACATGGAGTGGAAAAAGTCGAGGAAAAAGAGAGGGACGACGATGAAGAGGATGTGGACGAAAGCCATGCtgaaaatgaagaaaaggagTTACCCGGAAAAGAAGAGCATTTTGAAGTTGAAGAGAATGAGGATGCTGGAAAGGAAGATCCCAATGAAAAAGATCTGGAATCCAATGACCGGGATCATGATGGAGACAATGCAGATACTCACGGGGCGAGAGAGGAGCAATACAAGGCAGATGATGCTTCCAGTGAAGTTGCTCAGCATGTTCATAATAATATTCCCAGAACTGAGAATGTAACTTCGGGTCAAGCAAATGATATGTTCGGCAAAAGTGACTCTGTACAGGAGAATGAAACCAAAAGTTCTGAGAATCCTGATAATTTGATAAAAACGAAAGTTGAACCAAGAGAAGAAGTGAGTAGCAATGTGACATCTCTTGTTGGGAAAAATCCTGGTTTGTCTGATGGAGTCATAACAGCCTCTAACGCGAATGCATCCCAAAATGTTATTGTTGAAGGCGCACCTGGCGATAAAGATTTAACCTTGTTGCGCAATGTATCAGGAGACAGCAATAAACCCGGGATGGTGAAAGATGAAAATCAAGCCTCAGATGCCCTAAATAAAACCGAGAATGCCAATACCAATGGTGGGGAATCAATAAGCTCCAGCAACGCAACAATGACTTCTCAGATAGGAAATGATACTGATGCCACCAAACCTGAAAAAGTTAACTCTGCGGGTAATGAGAATCGTGGCGTGAACTTAGAGGAAAATGAAGCGGGTGGGACTGATGAAAGCTCCAGTTCTCATATTAATGATGAGAATGCAGGAGATATTCAGCATGACCCAATTGACGAGTCTGATAACGTTACTGAAGAAGAAAGAGAGTCCAGAGTGGATTTGGAGACCTTACCAGACATACAAAATGAGGGTCAGAATGATGAAGAAACTATGGCTGAATGA